Proteins found in one Streptomyces sp. CB09001 genomic segment:
- a CDS encoding L-serine ammonia-lyase, translating into MAISVFDLFSIGIGPSSSHTVGPMRAARMFARRLRNEELLDSVASVRAELYGSLGATGHGHGTPKAVLLGLEGDSPRTVDVETADARVETIRTSGRISLLGEHEIAFSYDDDMVLHRRKTLPYHANGMTLWAYDAEGAEVLTKTYYSVGGGFVVDEDAVGADRIVLDDTVLKYPFRTGDELLRLTRETGLSISALMLENERAWRDEDEIRAGLLEIWRVMQACVERGMTREGILPGGLKVRRRAANTARKLRSEGDPQALAMEWITLYAMAVNEENAAGGRVVTAPTNGAAGIIPAVLHYYVNFVPGADEDGVVRFLLAAGAIGMLFKENASISGAEVGCQGEVGSACSMAAGALAEVLGGSPEQVENAAEIGMEHNLGLTCDPVGGLVQIPCIERNGMAAVKAVTAARMAMRGDGSHKVSLDKVIKTMKETGADMSVKYKETARGGLAVNIIEC; encoded by the coding sequence GTGGCCATCTCGGTCTTCGACCTGTTCTCGATCGGCATCGGCCCGTCGAGCTCGCACACGGTCGGCCCGATGCGCGCGGCCCGCATGTTCGCCCGTCGCCTGCGCAACGAGGAGCTGCTGGACTCCGTCGCCTCGGTCCGCGCCGAGCTGTACGGCTCGCTCGGCGCCACCGGCCACGGCCACGGCACCCCCAAGGCGGTGCTGCTCGGCCTGGAGGGCGACTCGCCGCGCACGGTGGACGTGGAGACGGCGGACGCCCGTGTCGAGACGATCAGGACGTCCGGCCGCATCAGCCTCCTCGGCGAGCACGAGATCGCCTTCTCCTACGACGACGACATGGTCCTGCACCGCCGCAAGACCCTCCCGTACCACGCCAACGGCATGACCCTGTGGGCGTACGACGCCGAGGGCGCCGAGGTGCTGACCAAGACGTACTACTCGGTCGGCGGCGGCTTCGTCGTCGACGAGGACGCGGTCGGCGCGGACCGCATAGTCCTCGACGACACCGTCCTGAAGTACCCCTTCCGCACCGGCGACGAGCTGCTGCGCCTGACCCGCGAGACGGGCCTGTCCATCTCCGCCCTGATGCTGGAGAACGAGCGTGCCTGGCGCGACGAGGACGAGATCCGCGCGGGCCTGCTGGAGATCTGGCGGGTGATGCAGGCGTGCGTCGAGCGCGGCATGACCCGCGAGGGCATCCTGCCGGGCGGCCTGAAGGTCCGCCGCCGGGCCGCCAACACCGCGCGCAAGCTGCGCTCCGAGGGCGACCCGCAGGCCCTGGCCATGGAGTGGATCACGCTCTACGCGATGGCCGTGAACGAGGAGAACGCGGCCGGCGGCCGGGTCGTCACCGCCCCGACCAACGGCGCGGCCGGCATCATCCCCGCGGTCCTGCACTACTACGTGAACTTCGTGCCCGGCGCCGACGAGGACGGCGTGGTCCGCTTCCTCCTCGCCGCCGGCGCCATCGGCATGCTCTTCAAGGAGAACGCCTCCATCTCCGGCGCCGAGGTCGGCTGCCAGGGCGAGGTCGGCTCCGCCTGCTCGATGGCGGCCGGCGCCCTCGCCGAGGTCCTGGGCGGCTCCCCGGAACAGGTGGAGAACGCCGCCGAGATCGGCATGGAGCACAACCTCGGCCTCACCTGCGACCCGGTCGGCGGCCTCGTCCAGATCCCCTGCATCGAGCGCAACGGCATGGCCGCGGTCAAGGCCGTCACGGCGGCCCGGATGGCGATGCGCGGCGACGGCTCCCACAAGGTCTCCCTCGACAAGGTCATCAAGACCATGAAGGAGACCGGCGCCGACATGTCGGTCAAGTACAAGGAGACGGCGCGGGGCGGGCTCGCGGTGAACATCATCGAGTGCTAG
- the glyA gene encoding serine hydroxymethyltransferase — MSLLNTPLHELDPDVAAAVDAELDRQQSTLEMIASENFAPVAVMEAQGSVLTNKYAEGYPGRRYYGGCEHVDVIEQIAIDRVKALFGAEHANVQPHSGAQANAAAMFALLKPGDTIMGLNLAHGGHLTHGMKINFSGKLYNVVPYHVGDDGQVDMAEVERLAKETKPKLIVAGWSAYPRQLDFAAFRKVADEVGAYLMVDMAHFAGLVAAGLHPNPVPHAHVVTTTTHKTLGGPRGGVILSTAELAKKINSAVFPGQQGGPLEHVVAAKAVAFKVAASEDFKERQGRTLEGARILAERLVRDDAKAAGVSVLTGGTDVHLVLVDLRDSELDGQQAEDRLHEVGITVNRNAVPNDPRPPMVTSGLRIGTPALATRGFTAEDFAEVADVIAEALKPSYDAEALKARVKTLADKHPLYPGLNK, encoded by the coding sequence ATGTCGCTTCTGAACACACCCCTGCACGAGCTGGACCCGGACGTCGCCGCGGCCGTCGACGCCGAGCTGGACCGCCAGCAGTCCACCCTCGAGATGATCGCCTCCGAGAACTTCGCCCCGGTCGCGGTCATGGAGGCCCAGGGCTCGGTCCTCACCAACAAGTACGCCGAGGGCTACCCCGGCCGCCGCTACTACGGCGGCTGCGAGCACGTCGACGTGATCGAGCAGATCGCCATCGACCGGGTCAAGGCGCTCTTCGGCGCCGAGCACGCCAACGTGCAGCCGCACTCGGGCGCCCAGGCCAACGCGGCCGCGATGTTCGCGCTGCTCAAGCCCGGCGACACGATCATGGGTCTGAACCTCGCCCACGGCGGGCACCTGACCCACGGCATGAAGATCAACTTCTCCGGCAAGCTCTACAACGTCGTCCCCTACCACGTCGGCGACGACGGCCAGGTCGACATGGCCGAGGTGGAGCGCCTGGCCAAGGAGACCAAGCCGAAGCTGATCGTGGCGGGCTGGTCCGCCTACCCGCGGCAGCTGGACTTCGCCGCGTTCCGCAAGGTCGCGGACGAGGTCGGCGCGTACCTGATGGTCGACATGGCGCACTTCGCCGGTCTGGTCGCGGCGGGCCTGCACCCGAACCCGGTGCCGCACGCCCACGTGGTCACCACCACCACCCACAAGACCCTGGGCGGCCCCCGCGGCGGTGTGATCCTCTCCACGGCCGAGCTGGCCAAGAAGATCAACTCCGCCGTCTTCCCCGGTCAGCAGGGTGGACCGCTGGAGCACGTGGTGGCCGCGAAGGCCGTCGCCTTCAAGGTCGCCGCGAGCGAGGACTTCAAGGAGCGCCAGGGCCGTACGCTGGAGGGTGCCCGCATCCTCGCCGAGCGCCTGGTGCGGGACGACGCGAAGGCGGCGGGCGTCTCCGTCCTGACCGGCGGCACGGACGTCCACCTGGTCCTGGTGGACCTGCGCGACTCCGAGCTGGACGGGCAGCAGGCCGAGGACCGTCTCCACGAGGTCGGCATCACGGTCAACCGCAACGCCGTCCCCAACGACCCGCGTCCGCCGATGGTGACCTCCGGTCTGCGCATCGGTACGCCGGCCCTGGCGACCCGCGGCTTCACCGCCGAGGACTTCGCCGAGGTCGCGGACGTGATCGCCGAGGCGCTGAAGCCGTCCTACGACGCGGAGGCCCTCAAGGCCCGGGTGAAGACCCTGGCCGACAAGCACCCGCTGTACCCGGGTCTGAACAAGTAG
- the gcvH gene encoding glycine cleavage system protein GcvH, protein MSNPQQLRYSKEHEWLSGAEDGVSTVGITEHAANALGDVVFVQLPEVGDTVTAGETCGELESTKSVSDLYSPVSGEIAEVNEDVVNDPSLVNSAPFEGGWLFKVKVTDEPADLLSADEYTAFAGA, encoded by the coding sequence ATGAGCAACCCCCAGCAGCTGCGCTACAGCAAGGAGCACGAGTGGCTGTCGGGCGCCGAGGACGGCGTCTCGACGGTCGGCATCACGGAGCACGCGGCCAACGCGCTCGGTGACGTCGTCTTCGTGCAGCTTCCCGAGGTCGGCGACACGGTGACCGCGGGCGAGACCTGCGGCGAACTGGAGTCGACCAAGTCGGTCTCCGACCTGTACTCCCCCGTCTCCGGCGAGATCGCCGAGGTCAACGAGGACGTCGTCAACGACCCGTCGCTGGTGAACAGCGCCCCCTTCGAGGGCGGCTGGCTGTTCAAGGTGAAGGTCACGGACGAGCCCGCCGACCTGCTCTCCGCCGACGAGTACACCGCCTTCGCCGGCGCCTGA
- the gcvT gene encoding glycine cleavage system aminomethyltransferase GcvT gives MSSTEPRRTALDATHRALGATMTDFAGWDMPLRYGSEREEHVAVRTRAGLFDLSHMGEITVTGPQAAELLNFALVGNIGTVKPGRARYTMICREDGGILDDLIVYRLGETEYMVVANASNAQVVLDALTGRAAGFDAEVRDDRDAYALLAVQGPESPAILASLTDADLDGLKYYAGLPGTVAGVPALIARTGYTGEDGFELFVKPEHAVELWQALTKAGEGAGLVPCGLSCRDTLRLEAGMPLYGNELSTALTPFDAGLGRVVKFEKEGDFVGRAALTEAASRAEQNPPRVLVGLVAEGRRVPRSGYRVVAGGEVIGEVTSGAPSPTLGKPIAMAYVDAAHAAPGTEGVGVDIRGSHEPYEVVALPFYKRQK, from the coding sequence ATGAGCAGTACCGAACCGCGCCGTACCGCGCTGGATGCCACGCATCGCGCGCTGGGCGCGACGATGACCGACTTCGCCGGCTGGGACATGCCCCTGCGCTACGGCTCCGAGCGCGAGGAGCACGTCGCGGTGCGCACCCGCGCCGGTCTCTTCGACCTCTCGCACATGGGCGAGATCACCGTCACCGGCCCGCAGGCGGCCGAGCTGCTGAACTTCGCGCTGGTCGGCAACATCGGCACCGTGAAGCCGGGCCGGGCCCGCTACACCATGATCTGCCGCGAGGACGGCGGCATCCTGGACGACCTGATCGTCTACCGGCTCGGTGAGACCGAATACATGGTCGTTGCCAACGCCTCCAACGCCCAGGTCGTGCTGGACGCGCTGACCGGGCGGGCGGCCGGCTTCGACGCCGAGGTGCGCGACGACCGCGACGCCTACGCGCTGCTCGCCGTGCAGGGCCCCGAGTCCCCGGCCATCCTCGCGTCGCTCACCGACGCCGACCTGGACGGCCTGAAGTACTACGCCGGTCTGCCCGGCACGGTCGCCGGCGTCCCGGCGCTGATCGCGCGCACCGGCTACACCGGCGAGGACGGCTTCGAGCTGTTCGTGAAGCCGGAGCACGCGGTCGAGCTGTGGCAGGCGCTGACCAAGGCGGGCGAGGGCGCGGGACTGGTCCCGTGCGGTCTGTCCTGCCGGGACACGCTCCGCCTGGAGGCGGGCATGCCGCTGTACGGCAACGAGCTGTCGACCGCGCTGACCCCGTTCGACGCCGGTCTGGGCCGGGTGGTGAAGTTCGAGAAGGAGGGCGACTTCGTCGGGCGCGCCGCGCTGACCGAGGCCGCTTCCCGCGCGGAGCAGAACCCGCCCCGCGTCCTGGTCGGCCTGGTCGCCGAGGGCCGCCGGGTGCCGCGCTCCGGGTACCGGGTCGTCGCGGGCGGCGAGGTGATCGGCGAGGTCACCTCGGGCGCTCCGTCCCCGACGCTGGGCAAGCCGATCGCCATGGCGTACGTCGACGCGGCGCACGCGGCCCCGGGGACCGAGGGCGTCGGCGTGGACATCCGTGGCAGTCACGAGCCGTACGAGGTCGTGGCGCTGCCGTTCTACAAGCGCCAGAAGTAG
- a CDS encoding AAA family ATPase, with translation MNRPTAYATTSGLALPKQPTAPAPEACAPLTAPVVRDLRDRDGRSPHALLFGPRDLVVITGLPGSGKSTLMRRTVRGGRVDSQDTRDRWDRRMPRLLPYTLYRPLVRLAHYAGLRRALRSGEGVVVHDCGTQAWVRGWLAREARRRDGTLHLLLLDVAPGEALAGQRERGRGVSRYAFLRHRTANSRLLRAVTEGALPAGCSSAVVLDRAAADTLRRIAFTG, from the coding sequence GTGAACAGGCCCACGGCGTACGCCACGACCTCGGGACTCGCGCTGCCCAAGCAGCCGACCGCCCCGGCCCCCGAGGCATGCGCCCCACTGACCGCACCCGTCGTCCGCGACCTGAGGGACCGCGACGGCCGCAGCCCGCACGCCCTGCTCTTCGGACCCCGGGACCTGGTGGTGATCACCGGCCTGCCCGGCAGCGGCAAGTCCACGCTGATGCGGCGCACCGTGCGCGGTGGCCGCGTCGACTCCCAGGACACCCGCGACCGCTGGGACCGGCGCATGCCGCGCCTCCTGCCGTACACGCTCTACCGCCCCCTCGTCCGCCTCGCCCACTACGCCGGACTGCGCCGCGCGCTGCGCTCCGGCGAGGGCGTCGTCGTGCACGACTGCGGCACCCAGGCCTGGGTGCGCGGCTGGCTGGCCCGCGAGGCCCGCCGCCGGGACGGCACGCTGCACCTGCTGCTCCTCGACGTCGCTCCCGGCGAGGCCCTGGCAGGCCAGCGCGAGCGCGGCCGGGGCGTCTCGCGGTACGCGTTCCTGCGGCACCGCACGGCCAACTCCCGCCTGCTGCGCGCGGTGACCGAAGGCGCCCTGCCCGCGGGCTGCTCCTCGGCGGTCGTCCTCGACCGGGCGGCGGCCGACACCCTGCGGCGGATCGCCTTCACGGGGTGA
- a CDS encoding enhanced serine sensitivity protein SseB, with protein MDFPAQTHPHPHGGWPGNELEEVLSASLGIPSAGGRIVEVLGRSFLWIPLPNGGGPHSGPLDLPSLEIDGQAYVPVFSSEEQLRQVAGAHMAYTVAPAAEFARGLPPQVGIAVNPEGVVGIPLPPPAVAELCRAGRTPLDGPSSGGRVRLFEPDWQDDPVDFLAAASAEFAATGVVRSARRCLAAVETADPVLFVGVELTHWEDDARALPLDALGRALAKSPLKWQVNLVLLEAAQDPVCDWMRERVRPFYERDL; from the coding sequence ATGGACTTCCCGGCACAGACGCACCCCCACCCGCACGGCGGGTGGCCAGGCAACGAGCTGGAGGAGGTGCTGTCCGCCTCCCTCGGCATCCCGTCGGCCGGCGGCCGGATCGTGGAGGTCCTCGGCCGCAGCTTCCTGTGGATCCCCCTGCCGAACGGCGGCGGCCCGCACAGCGGCCCCCTCGACCTGCCGTCGCTGGAGATCGACGGCCAGGCCTACGTGCCGGTGTTCAGCTCGGAGGAACAGCTTCGCCAGGTCGCGGGCGCGCACATGGCGTACACCGTCGCCCCCGCCGCGGAGTTCGCCCGCGGCCTGCCCCCGCAGGTCGGCATCGCGGTGAACCCGGAGGGCGTGGTCGGCATCCCGCTGCCGCCGCCCGCCGTGGCCGAGCTGTGCCGGGCCGGGCGCACCCCGCTGGACGGGCCCTCCTCCGGCGGCCGGGTCCGCCTCTTCGAGCCGGACTGGCAGGACGACCCGGTGGACTTCCTGGCCGCGGCCTCCGCCGAGTTCGCCGCCACCGGCGTCGTACGCAGCGCGCGCCGCTGCCTGGCCGCCGTCGAGACCGCCGACCCGGTCCTGTTCGTCGGCGTCGAACTGACCCACTGGGAGGACGACGCCCGCGCCCTCCCCCTGGACGCCCTCGGCCGAGCCCTCGCCAAGTCCCCCCTGAAATGGCAGGTCAACCTGGTCCTCCTGGAAGCGGCCCAGGACCCGGTCTGCGACTGGATGCGGGAAAGGGTCCGTCCCTTCTACGAGCGGGACTTGTAG